Proteins found in one Massilia sp. H6 genomic segment:
- a CDS encoding hydrolase 2, exosortase A system-associated: MTLASGPAAVPFFLPVDGGQRFCLFHPAVGDCRGAVLYVHPFAEELNRSRRMAALQARALAAQGYGVLQIDLHGCGDSSGDFGDARWETWRRDLASAHAWLDTRLAQPITLLGLRLGAALALDFARTAAKAPARIVLWQPALSGPSVLAQFLRLRVANDMLSGGDTRLGTAALRAALARGETLEIAGYDLHPELAQAIDALDAALLTPHKIPVHWFELATAPDRPLTAAASSTVERWRRARVLVQARQVVGQPFWSTQEITECPALVAATCEAIQEPVDAV; the protein is encoded by the coding sequence ATGACCCTGGCGTCCGGGCCAGCCGCGGTGCCGTTCTTCCTGCCGGTGGACGGCGGGCAGCGCTTTTGCCTGTTTCACCCCGCCGTCGGCGACTGCCGCGGCGCCGTGCTGTACGTGCATCCGTTTGCCGAAGAACTGAACCGCTCGCGCCGCATGGCAGCGCTGCAGGCGCGCGCACTGGCGGCGCAGGGCTACGGCGTGCTGCAAATCGACCTGCACGGCTGCGGCGACAGCAGCGGCGATTTCGGCGATGCACGCTGGGAAACCTGGAGGCGCGACCTGGCGTCAGCTCATGCCTGGCTCGACACGCGCCTGGCGCAGCCAATCACGCTGCTCGGACTGCGCCTGGGCGCCGCGCTGGCACTCGACTTCGCCCGCACCGCAGCCAAGGCGCCTGCCCGCATTGTCCTGTGGCAGCCGGCCTTGTCCGGCCCTTCGGTCCTGGCGCAGTTCTTGCGCCTGCGGGTGGCCAACGACATGCTCTCGGGCGGCGATACCAGGCTCGGCACTGCTGCCCTGCGCGCCGCGCTCGCGCGCGGCGAGACGCTGGAAATCGCTGGCTACGACCTGCATCCAGAATTGGCGCAGGCGATCGACGCGCTCGATGCGGCCCTGCTGACCCCGCACAAGATCCCGGTGCACTGGTTCGAGCTGGCGACCGCCCCCGACCGCCCGCTGACGGCGGCCGCCTCCAGTACCGTCGAGCGTTGGCGCCGCGCGCGCGTGCTAGTACAGGCTCGGCAGGTGGTCGGCCAGCCTTTCTGGTCGACCCAGGAAATCACCGAATGCCCGGCCTTGGTGGCCGCCACCTGCGAAGCAATCCAGGAGCCGGTCGATGCTGTTTGA
- a CDS encoding acyl carrier protein: protein MYLNEVRNILIDVLNLGPAGNELAADSPLLGSLPELDSMAVVSLIGALEDQFGIMIDDDDISASTFATLGSLTAFVQEKRGA from the coding sequence ATGTACTTGAACGAAGTCAGGAATATCCTCATCGACGTGCTGAACCTGGGCCCGGCCGGCAACGAACTCGCTGCAGACTCGCCGCTGCTGGGCAGCCTGCCGGAGCTCGATTCGATGGCGGTCGTGAGCCTGATCGGTGCACTCGAAGACCAGTTCGGCATCATGATCGACGACGACGACATCAGCGCCAGTACCTTTGCCACGCTCGGCAGCCTGACGGCCTTCGTGCAAGAAAAGCGCGGCGCATGA